agcggggagaggaaaatggtgggtgtgtatgtatgtgtgtgggtgtgtgtgtgggtgcatgcatacatacggatatgtgtaagtgagtgcgttttttttttgccttgtccttgttgttgtatctcttaatatgggtgaaaattgtgaaactccaataaaaatactgttacaaaaaaaaaaaactgatagTGTATGtgtcctcccctctcctgtcaGCCCTGGAGGTCTCTTCTGAGGAACTGGAACCAGTTGGCAGTGACCCATCCCGGCTACATGGCCTTCCTTACCTACGACCAGGTCAAAGCCCGCCTCCAAAACTACCTGCACCGGCCCGGGaggtgaggacaggagagatTGTTTGGGGGTGAATGGGTTGGTGTGTggcgagagagagtagatgactggGAAGGAACAGGGGGATAGGAGGGGCTccggagaaaagagaagagatgTAGCTTAACCTACAACAATATCTGCAATGATTACTTTTAATAGGACACACTGTCATTATAATTCTAGTGATAGTAAAGAATAATACCTAGATAAGtagaggtaactgccaaaataatggaaacacttgaggaaATGAGGGGTACAAAGTATAATAAAagaaggtgcttccacacaggtgtggttcctgagctaATTAAGCAATTGACATCCCATTATGCTTAGGGTACATGTACAAAAATGCTGGACAGGCCATTattttgcccattattttggctactatggctatgcccccataagATGACACCCACAGGGCATGAgaggtcactgaatggtttgatgagcatgaaaacactGTAAACCATATgtcatggccatctcagtcaccagatctcaacctaaTTGAAcgcttatgggagattctggagcggcacctGAGGCACCGTTTTCaaccaacatcaacaaaacacaaaattatTGAATTTCTCATAGAACAATGGTGTCGCATccttccaatagagttccagacacttgtagaatctattcctaggatgcattgaagctgttctggctcgtggtggcccaacgccctgttgacactttatgttggtgtttcctttattttgacagttacctgtATTTCATGGTCAAATCTGTATGAACTCCAGTAAAGACGTTTCCACGTGAACTCTGTATCTCTGTCCAGCTACATCTTCCGTCTGAGCTGCACTCGGATGGGCCAGTGGGCCATTGGTCATGTGACTGGTGATGGCGGCATCGTACAGACGATCCCCCAGAATACACCTCTCTACCAGGCCCTCATCCAGGGCTTCAGGGAGGGCTGGTGAgtaaacacacacatggacacaccgCAGGAGGTTGGTgtaaccttaattggggaggacaggcttgtggtaatgactggagtgtaatcagtggaatggtatcaaatacatcaaacacatggtttccaggtgtttgatgccattccatttgcgtcGTTCcgggccattattatgagctgttctcccctcagtagcctccactgacacacacactagtgatgtGCGGGTTGACTCATAAAAAAAGGTGGTTATATCTATGGGGTGGGTTTAGGGTCATTAATTATTGTGTGCATGAAGGGTGGCTGGGTGGCAGGCAGttcaataaagagaaaacaataccttAAAAAATCCACAAACATTGAGGTTTTAATTGAATTATATTAGGCCTTCTGGCAATGGCTTTAGAGCATAAGCCTAAGCTTTAAGGCCTAACTGTACGAGTGCTAAATAGTGTACGCGCCAATCACCAAATACTTATGGTAACTGGCAGAAAAAGCTCACTTCAATACAcggaggcaaaaaggacaatTCCAGAGTTTAATTCAATTAGAGAAAAGCtgtgaaatggagagttgaaaataaagaaaagggagggccagaaaagtcatgtttgggaaagatttgtgAAGTgataaaagaggatgatagcagtgtgatttatgtgtgatgattgtgagacTCTATACAAATTTGACAGTCACCAGAtggggacttcaaataggcctatggcaaGTCAAAGGAACTGTAGCCTTCTGTTCAAATGGGTTCAATGGAAACCAAAACCTGGACACTAACAGTACGTCTATAgcctctcacatagccttaatattaactcctgcagaattaagcatttcttgcagtaaaattatacaccaAATGTAGGAACATTTTTGACTTGGGAACAGGAGCGCTGATGGGTTATTAAAAGTTGTGGGCGTGTgcaggtgaacaaacagctgaccaacACTAACACACAACATTTGCATAGGCCTGTACTCGTTTTGCATAATGtgtgtgtaattctgtgttgtgTTTGTCTGCAGCTATCTTTACCCTGACGGACGTGATGTGAACCCAGACCTCACCAGTCTGTGTGAACCAGCACAGAGAAGCAGGGTCAAAGTCACAGAGGATGAGTATGAGATGTACTGTGAGATGGGTAGTACCTTCCAGCTGTGTAAGAtctgtacagagagagacaaggacaCACGCATCCAGCCCTGCGGACACCTGCTGTGCCAACCCTGCCTCACAGGATGGCAGGTATGCCTACTCTGTCATTGACGACGTCACCAACAAAACCCTCAAAGCCAAACCACACATCGTTCACTCACACAATGTCTCTGACATCACCCAGCCACATCCTCTTTTATTCATATATATCATCAGCATGCCAATTTGGGTTAGCTGTATGGAATTGTTTTTAGGTCAGACAGTTATTGTCTTCCCATCCACCTGtcaatcagtcagttagtcagtcagttagtcagtcagttagtcagtcagttaatctgtcagttagtcagtcagtaggctagtctgtccatctgtgtgtcagtcagtgagCCAGCCCACTACACATCAGTAGGTGGACCGGCGTAGCAGCACGTAGAGCTGTATTATTGGCCATCGTGTTCTACCATGTGGGTGAGGACTTCCTGTGTGAGCTGAAGCGTACGTCCTCCTCATGATACACTCACACTGAGGAGACTCACCCTTAGAGTTTCCACTCCTCGCCTggtcacacactctcacacactgacacacactgtcaCAGTCACACTTCAGGGGCCAAGAAGACACAATAGAATAGATTTGAACAGAATACTCCGGTTTTTACCAAAGTGAACTACGGTAGAATGCTCAATCTTCATTTGATATGCTAAACCAGTTGCTTTACTGTAAGTGTAGCTTCATGCAAATAACACACAGAAAGGCCATTATTATGGCTATTACACTTTCAGCATGGGAAATATATCTGCTCAGGAATGCTCTTGACGGAACCAACTGCATCATCCCGGGGATCTTTTTGACATATAGCAatcatttttctctctgcattgttgggaagggcccggaagtatttcactgttagtctatacctgttgttacgaagtatgtgacaaataaaatgtgaattGATTTgatacaacaatacacacacgtacacagacaCGTGAGTTTCCACACATTAACAGACAGTACAGATGTGTAGATAATGCTTATTCTGCTTAACCTGGTGTGATCATTCCATGTGTTGCAGAAGTCGGATGGACACACCTGCCCATACTGTCGCTGTGACATCAGAGGGACAGAGTCCATCCTGGTGGAGCCTTACCTGTCTGTCagcgaggaagaggaagatgacCTGGAGGATGTACAGCTAGTCATGAAAAACCTGGCCTATATGAAGAGGGTGTGTTTTGTTGGGTGGGGTGGGGTTCTCTTTTACTGCCTCTGTCTCAGGGGGTTTTCTCTTGCATTGACTCCCctttctcattttctctctctctctctgatgcagaTGTCATCTGAAGAGTACCAGTTCCCCAGCTCTCGCCTcgttccacccctccctcccaaaCACAGCACCTCCTCCCACTGCCCTTCCCCACAAGCCCCCTTACGGCCCTCTGTGCCCGATATACTGGCCAAATACTCCCACTCTAACTTGCGTTCTGTAAGTGCCCTCATATGCACACTCTACAGAATTGATAGTAACAGTACCACAATAGAAAGAAGAAGTCTAACCCATGTTCACTGATAACTGGGGCTTCGGTAGACAGGTAAAGGTGTGTCCTTATTCTACCACAGGCTCACAGTGACACTCCCTCAGACAGAGTGCTCACACACCACACTGCCAGCACTAACAGGTGAGATCTAAATGCATACTGCAGCATATGGATAACTGCATTTTAGGCTTTTAAGACTTATGGAAGATGTCTGTCAGAAAGAAAATAATtttgtactgtagcctacatccTAAAGAAGCTTAGGAGATAGACAAATAAAATAGGGCAATGTAAACAATGTTAGCTCACTGTTTGTTCCTCCCTTGGTCTGATGTTTACTGGCTGTAGCCATACAGTTttctgaatacatttttttataaacacTTTTGGTTTGTATGGTTTGCTCAATAACCTGAAACCTCACCACTTTGTGTGTGACCTAATGTTCCACAACTAAATATAAATAATTTGGTTACAGTACTTCCTCATTGAACTTGATTGACAGCTCTTGtgttctgtctcctccccttaagaTGCCAGTGGGAGGAGCTAGCTAGTAGTGAGGAGGAGAATTCTGGGGGTTTCAGACAACCGCCTACACTCCCAATCTCTCACAGGTCAGCCATGCCTGTCCCCAATGGGACTTTCTTCAAAAAGTGTGTTTATTTTTAGTGTAACACAATAATATGCTTGCTATACATAAAATAGTAAATGCGGCCACAAATACCATGTTTTAATTGTAAACATTATTTGTATAGCACCTTGTATACAGTATTAGCTTTCCAAAGTGTTAAAACATGACGGTGGTGAATGctgttgttctgttctctgtgtaacagtGAGGATTCTGTCTCAGAGCCAaacctcccctcctgctccttctcctcGCAGTCCTGTGGAGAGGGTGAGTAtcagagaagaggggggagggagggagtggagggctGTTCTATCCCATAATAAAGTATTTTACAGGGTCTTTTTCActtactgtaacacacactgagagTTAGTTTACCCCTCactaacccctcctctctctctctctctctctctctctctctctctctctctctctctctctctctctctctctctctctctctctctctctctctctctctctctctctctctctctctctctctctctctccctatctataacatttattttgaaggtggAGCAGCCTGGGAAGGGGCCTCAGATTCAGTGAAACAGAAGAAGAGATATAAAGAAAGGAGTGAAAGGACGTCAGAGCTCGGGTACAgccagagagagcgggagagaaccATGTCCTCCTGACGCTGGGAGAAAAGATAAGCACAACATCTCTGACTGACTCAAGAATGGATGGATAATAGGAATAAGAAAGGTCAATTTCCACTGTTCCTGAAAAACAGCCATTATTAATCTTATGTACCTTATGTATATGTATCTTATGTATGCCTTAATATGGAGGGAGAATGCCCTGTTAATTTACTAATAATGACATCAAAGTGAATGAAGGACAGACTGATGGAATAACTCACTGATGCCCTCTACTGCACAGCAAACAGAGTTAGCTGCTGCACAGTTCCAATAACAGGTCAAATTCATTCATGGCTTGATGTGTGTATGTAGGGAATTGAACATATGCTACCTCATAATTTACCCCATACTTAAAACATGTTGTAAACCTAGGCTTTAATTCATGACTGCAAATTACAGAGTGGGGCAGAGTCCCTCAGAACCTTGTCCAGGATGTATGGCTAGTACGGTATATAGCCTACATACTATAGTTGTATGTTAATATGATCAAACATGAAACCCAAATAAAACTTTTGCACCTCCCTCAAGTTGTTATAATGGACTCCGAAGTTTCCCCACTGATCATACCAATAAAAATGCAATAGTAATGAAAGTGTAGTTCttaagacagacagacggaagaTAGTGTAACTTCAGGCTTTATTGTGTTTGACATGCTTACACTCTGTGCTGATTCCACTTTAGTATTGAACTAggaggagaacaagagagagagagagagagagaggaagagtttggaggagtggaggtctgagagacagggaggaaagCAGCTAGGGGTGTTACATGTTGGCCTTCATGGTCTCATCGATCCAGGGGAGGAACTCACACACTTTGACGTAGACTCCAGGGTATCCGGGCACGGCACAGCCCTGACCCCAGGACACCAGGCCATGTACCTCACCCAAACACACTAGACCACTGCCAGAGtccccctgagagagagagagagagagagagaggtaagaaatCAATTCAGGTTAATCCTAATATGTACCACTGTGTTTTCTAAATGACTAAACAACAAATATAGTAAAAGTGCTCATCAAAAAGGCGTCATATACTGTACGTACGTTGCATGCGTCTCTGCCTCCGTCCATGTATCCGGCACACACCATCCTGCGGGTGAGCATGCCAGGGTAGGCCATCTCACACTTCTCATCCTCCAGTATGGGCACATCCAGACACTGCAGACGGGCGGGCATGTTTACTGAGAAGGAAGTAAAAGGCAGGGAGATTTAGTTATTTAATATCATTTATCCGTAGTCATACCTCTTCTCCGGGCGAGTCGTGtgttgttagagtgtgtgtggatAAAGGCACTGAGGGTATAATTAATGTTGGTGAAGTTTGTTTGGTATAGTGTGTTTGGGTGTCATTTCTGTAGTTATAGTTTTGTGAAGGTAAAATGCAGGGGTATTTGGTCCGTCTCACCCTCCTCTCCGGTGGCGATGTTGCCCCAGCCAGAGACGGAGCAGGGGAGGCCTGCGTGTGGGCAGCTGGTGGGCAGCGGGATGGGCTTCACATAATCAGTGATCTCTACAGGGTGGAACAGCTTGATCAGCATCATGTCATAGTCCAGCGTCTGGTAGTCATAgctacagagagaagagagataggcCAAGGGATTTGTATTGAATCATGTCATGTGATAAAACCCCATTCAGCCTCGGTTTGGTTGTTATAAAATGGCTTCCCTAAAGTAATGTGTAAGGGGTAAGTGTGGGGTGTAGCTTGCCTGGGATGCCAGATGATGTTTTGAGTCTTCATGAGCTGCTCAGTTCCCTCAAACACACGCAGGTTGTGCTCTCCAAGCATGATCTGCATAGCGTAGGGGCTGAGAGAGAAGGACGAAGGagaggaagggcagaggaaggagaggaggaagaggacaaagGGAAAGACAGGGTGATGCAACTATGATTACAGAGAAACCTCATGTCAGTTTGATAAGACTCAAAGTGTCACACTGTGGAAGACATAGAAGAGCCCTCCATATTGGCccgaaatctgttgttctgcccctgagcaaggcgtttaacccactgttccacgggcgccgaagacgtggatgtcgattaaggcagccccccgcacctctctgattcagaggagttgggttaaatgcggaagacacatttcagttgaaggcattcagttgtaaactgactaggtatccccctttccctcccctgccctccaccCTTACTCACTTGTACCAGCAGTGAGCGACAGAGAGCACCCACTGCTCATTGATGAGCACGGCTCCGCAGAAGTGGTACCCGTAGTTGAGGGAGGCCATCCAGGGTCGGGAGTGAGGTTCACACTCCTGGCCACCGATGATCTTACCATCCTCACGGGGCACTGccgctgaaacacacagagagagacaccataCAGAGAGAGTGGTCACaagaggggagagatgaggacATTGTTGCACTCTGAATAGTATTCATCAGAATTGTTCTACATCACATAGAAACAGCCTGTTTGGTAAAGAAGTTGAACGCTGTTATAAGCTTTATGTAAGCTTAATATTCCCTATGAATAGTTTTTGATATATAATTGGTAGAGTATATtaaagtactgtgtgtgtgtgtgtgtgtgtgtgtgtgtgtgtgtgtgtgtgtgtgtgtgtgtgtgtgtgtttaattacCAGCAGCTCCAACCAGCAGTATCAGAGCGAGCAGTctcatggtgtctgtctgtccggtGAACACTGGCTGATCAAAGACACCTGGACACGCACATGGACTTTATTTATACATACCCTATCTGCCCTCCCCCAAACCTCACACCCTATCTGCACTGCCCTACCCCTCACACCCTATCTGCACTGCCCTCCCATATGCTCACAACATTCACTCTACCATGCTGACCACCCTAATCACCTCCCCCTCCCCTTACTCTGCCTTATCCCTAAACATACAAGCATACAAGGGCCACAATATTTTATTTAACGCACCTGCATACACTTCACAACATACACTTTCctacgtatttatttggacagtgaagctaaaactattcatttggctctatacttcagcattttggatttgagatcacaTGTTTTATATAAaccgacagtacagaatgtcaccttcaATTTGAGGGTgctttcatacatatctgttttaccatttcaaaatgatagtactttatgtatctagtcctcCCATTTGAAGGTGTCAGAAGTATTGAGAGTGTTGTAGTGTGCcatctgatttgcttaatataaggaattcattgtatagcatttacttttactttgtacttttactcaaTGGCAATTTAattctttttccaccactggtaaaTCAAGCTTGTGACTTTTCAAACTTGCTgcatgcatttgcagtttgttttggttgtgtttcagattatgttgtgcccagtagaaatgaatggtaaataatgtattgtgtcattttggagtcacttttgttATAATGATGAGTGATAAAGTTACAGATGCATgaatatcatacctccaagaaaatgctaacctcccctgttatttgtaatggtgagaggttagcatgttttgtggGCATGACCTTTGTCCATCTGTAACATcattgttcattcattcattctttaaaaaaataaaaatatttcacctttatttaaccagataggccagttgagaacaaattcttattaacaactgcgacctggccaagataaagcaaagctgtgcgacaaaaacaacaacacagagttacacataaacaaatgtacagtcaacaacacaaaagaaaagaaaaatagagaaatctatgtacagtgtgtgcaaatgtagaagagtagggaggtaggcaataaataggccctagaggcaaaaataattacaatttagcagtaatattggagtgatagatgtgcagatgatgatgtgcaagtagagatactggggtgcaaaagaacaagagggtaagtaataatatggggatgaggtagttgggtgtgctatttacagattggctatgtacaggtacagtgatcggtaagctgctcagacagctgatgcttaaagttagatagggagatataagactcaagcttcagcgatttttgcaattcgttccagtcattggcagcagagaactggaaggaaaggcagccaaaggaagtgttggctttggggatgaccagtgcaatgtacctgctggagtgagtgctaagggtgggtgttgctatggtgaccagtgagctgagataaggcggggctttacctagcaaagacttatagatgacctggagccatagGGTTTGgcaacggatatgtagtgagggccagccaacgagagcatacaggtcgcggtggtgggtagtatatggggctttggtgataaaacggatggcactgtgatagactgcatccagtttgctgagtagagtgttgggggctattttgtaaatgacatcaccgaagtcaaggatcggtaggatagtcagttttacgatgttatgtttggcagcaagagtgaaggaggctttgttgcgaaataggaagccgattctagatttcatttttggattggagatgcttaatgtgagtctggaaggagagtttacagtctaaccagacacctaggtatttgtagttgtccacatattctaggtcagaatcgtccagagcagtgatgcaagttgggcgggagggtgcgggcagcaatcagttgaagagcatgcacttagtttaacCAGCATTTAAATgctgttggaggccacggaaggagtgttgtatggcgttggagctcgtttggaggttagttagcacagtgtccaaagaagggccagatttatacagaatggtgtcgtctgcgtagaggtggatcagagaatcaccagcagctagagcgacatcattgatatatacagagaaaagagtcggcccgagaattgaaccctgtggcaccaccatagagactgccagaggtccggacaacaggccctccgatttgacacactgaactctatctgagaagtagttggtgaaccaggcgaggcagtcatttgagaagccaaggctattgagtctaccgataagaatgcggtgattgacagagtcgaaagtcttggccaggtcgatgaagacggctgcacagtactgtcttttatcgatggtggttatgatattgtttaggaccttgagcgcggctgaggtgcaccaatgaccagctcggaaaccagattgcatagtggagaaggtacggtgggattcgaaatggtcggtgatctgtttattaacttgtctttcgaagattttagaaagacagggcaggatggctataggtctataacagtttaggtctagagtgtctccccctttgaagagggggatgaccgcagcagctttccaatctttggggatctcagacgacatgaaagagaggttgaatagctAGTAataggattatctgtaatcaaggtagcatccacattaatgtagaagtgtttgggAACATCTTACTTACTATAAAACTGACTTGACTCCAAAATGACGCAATACATTATTTATCATTTGCACCACATCATCCGAAACATAACCAAAacgaactgcaaatgcatccaacaagtttgtagagtcataaGCTTGATGTAGTTATTGTGTGCTGGgagtatgggaccaaatactaaacttttgactaaattAAATACACTATATGTGATGGGGGGATTAGATCCAAAAAGTGCATTCATTTCTAAAcgataaaacagatatgtatgaaagtgccctaaaataaaaggtgaaattctgtactgtcacctcatacactacatgaccaaatatATTTGGACACCTGCTTTTGTGGCCTGCCATTTTGCAGctaagccattgttgctcctagacgtttccacttcacaataacagcacttacagttgacaggggcagctctagcagggcagaaatttgccgaactgacttgttggaaaggtggcatcctatgacggtgccacgttaaaagtcactgagctcttcagtacgggcaaTTCTACTGCCGATGttcgtctatggagattgcatggctgtgtgcttgattttatacatctgtcagcaacgggtgttgctgagccaaatccactcatttgaatgggtgtccacatacgtttggccTTGTAGTGTATAAAACATTTGTCCTCAAATCCAAAATGTTCGAGTTtagagccaaattaaaagttTTATCTTCGCTGCccaaataaatacataggggagtgTACACCTAGCTGATGATTAACCAGTAGCTGGCAAACTGAAGGTGACAGACATTTATCCTTTTGAAGTGACATGTGGCAAACAAGGACATGTACCCATGGCTGGCCATATGCAGTATCCAAAGGACCACGGCTACTTAACAGCCCGTGCTCATCCCACAAAGTCTATTCGCTTCCCAATGTTGCATCTTACAGAACAACCAATTATTCATCTGAATGCACTGATtgcataacattttaaatgtgcaaATCATTTTTGTCTGGTTGTATTCAACATTTAGTCATAGAGCCTTCCTTATCTCTGCTACTAGTCTTTAGTACTCTTGGTATGCCCTGGAATATAGATCAGGAGCTGTGAGAGAAATGGCCACCTGTGATGTTAGAACTACTACCTTCTTTCCCcttcttttttttacttttatttaactaggcaagtcagttaagaacaaattcttattttcaatgacagcctaggaacactgggataactgccttgttcaggagcagaacaacagatttgtaccttgtcagcttggggattccaacttgcaacctttggttactagtccaacgctctaaccactaggctaccctgccacccaaaAAGTACAACAAGTTTTTTTCCCCGCTTCTTTGAGGTGTTGCAAGAGGTCTCAATGATCCTACCACTCTGACAATCTGGCCAACAGCACAACTGTTTCAACACTAAACACTTTCTGTCCAAAGTCCCAAGGTTGAGACAGCTGCAGCTGTGACTTATTCCAATAGCAAAATGTCTCAAAAGCCATGATGAAATTGGCGTGAGGAATGGGATaaacacatgctctgagtacCTGGTAGAATGGAAGGGGAGTTTGCGATAAGATGAGGCATGATGGGGCAGGAGAGTTTGGGGTGGGGCATCAGGCACGAGACACTTGGAAAGGGGCAGGGTAGGGTGGAGGGATATCAGTTGAGATAAAGGTATAAATGTAGAGAATCGCAGAGTGCACATGTCCAGTCTGGTGAATGAAGACTTGTCTCAGCAGCACGATGATTGGCCTGATTGTACTCACACTCCTGGGGGCTGcaggtaacaaacacacacatagagacacgcATAGAGACTCGCATGAAGACAAGCATGGAGACAAGCATGGAGACACGAATGGAGACTCGCATAGAGACTCGCATGGAGAAAAGCATAGAGACTCGCATGGAGACTCGCATAGAGACACGCATAGAGACTCGCATCTTTTACAGACAATGTGGACATCAGCTTAATGCTCTCCTTTTGCCCATCTTGTATAATATAACATTCTCTCTAACCTCTgcatctctctgtcttctgtcacCTTCCTTCTGTCATGCTTTCTGAacactactccctctctccatcctactc
The sequence above is drawn from the Salmo salar chromosome ssa05, Ssal_v3.1, whole genome shotgun sequence genome and encodes:
- the LOC106605677 gene encoding E3 ubiquitin-protein ligase CBL — protein: MATGGNGLGSDRSLKSTSQPPSASDRRQVDKALKRLEKLHRLCTNLRLGLRNSPPYLPEVVSETATLLTQVWEPYRGPAAGGQAPRGDEGEYLRIHARHLLDKTNRAVLLFKEGRDKMFEEMSSFRRNLTKLSLLFSHMLWELRAMFPEGSFQGDTFRLTKTEAGEFWRQAFGNKCIVQWSSFKQHLYRVHGFEEGMESMALKSTVDLTCNNHISVFEFDIFTRLFQPWRSLLRNWNQLAVTHPGYMAFLTYDQVKARLQNYLHRPGSYIFRLSCTRMGQWAIGHVTGDGGIVQTIPQNTPLYQALIQGFREGCYLYPDGRDVNPDLTSLCEPAQRSRVKVTEDEYEMYCEMGSTFQLCKICTERDKDTRIQPCGHLLCQPCLTGWQKSDGHTCPYCRCDIRGTESILVEPYLSVSEEEEDDLEDVQLVMKNLAYMKRMSSEEYQFPSSRLVPPLPPKHSTSSHCPSPQAPLRPSVPDILAKYSHSNLRSAHSDTPSDRVLTHHTASTNRCQWEELASSEEENSGGFRQPPTLPISHSEDSVSEPNLPSCSFSSQSCGEGGAAWEGASDSVKQKKRYKERSERTSELGYSQRERERTMSS
- the tryp gene encoding trypsin precursor, coding for MRLLALILLVGAAAAVPREDGKIIGGQECEPHSRPWMASLNYGYHFCGAVLINEQWVLSVAHCWYNPYAMQIMLGEHNLRVFEGTEQLMKTQNIIWHPSYDYQTLDYDMMLIKLFHPVEITDYVKPIPLPTSCPHAGLPCSVSGWGNIATGEEVNMPARLQCLDVPILEDEKCEMAYPGMLTRRMVCAGYMDGGRDACNGDSGSGLVCLGEVHGLVSWGQGCAVPGYPGVYVKVCEFLPWIDETMKANM